One window from the genome of Saccharomyces mikatae IFO 1815 strain IFO1815 genome assembly, chromosome: 4 encodes:
- the YCF1 gene encoding ATP-binding cassette glutathione S-conjugate transporter YCF1 (similar to Saccharomyces cerevisiae YCF1 (YDR135C); ancestral locus Anc_8.303) encodes MTGSLASWSCKLCRSHEGFGPISFYGDFTQCFIDGVVLNLSAIFMLVFGTRDLVHLCKIRHPGVKYRRNWIIVSRMALVLLEIAFVSLASLKLSKDETEDFTIVSQYASTMLSLFVALGLHWIEYDRSVVANTVLLFYWLFETFGNFSKLINILIRHTYEGGWYSGEQGFILTLFQVITCAGILLLEALPKKPLMPHQHIHQSLTRRKPNPYDSANIFSRITFSWMSGLMKTGYEKYLVEADLYKLPKNFSSAELSQKLEKNWQSELKQKSNPSLSLAICKTFGSKMLLAAFFKAIHDILAFTQPQLLRILIKFVTDYNDERENGSNPSVFGFQSSPHQKLPIVRGFLIAFAMFLVGFTQTSVLHQYFLNVFNTGMYIKSALTALIYQKSLVLSNEASGLSSTGDIVNLMSVDVQKLQDLTQWLNLIWSGPFQIIICLYSLYKLLGNSMWVGVIILVIMMPLNSFLMRIQKKLQKSQMKYKDERTRVISEILNNIKSLKLYAWEKPYREKLEEVRNNKELKNLTKLGCYMAVTSFQFNIVPFLVSCCTFAVFVYTEDRALTTDLVFPALTLFNLLSFPLMIIPMVLNSFIEASVSIGRLFSFFTNEELQPDSVQRLPNVENIGDIAINIGDDATFLWQRKPEYKVALKNIDFQATKGNLTCIVGKVGSGKTALLSCMLGDLFRVKGFATVHGCIAYVSQVPWIMNGTVKENILFGHKYDAEFYEKTIKACALTIDLAILMDGDKTLVGEKGISLSGGQKARLSLARAVYSRADTYLLDDPLAAVDEHVARHLIEHVLGPNGLLHTKTRILATNKVSALSIADSIALLDNGEIIQQGAYSDITKDADSPLWKLLNDYGKKNNNKQSEECDSSKNSVRESSIPVEGELEQLQKLNDLDFGSPDTVSLRRASDATLRSIDFGDDENIAKREHREQGKVKWNIYLEYAKACNPKSVCVFLLFIVISMLLSVMGNVWLKHWSEINSRYGGNPNAARYLAIYFALGIGSALATLIQTIILWVFCTIHASKYLHNLMTNSVLRAPMTFFETTPIGRILNRFSNDIYKVDALLGRTFSQFFVNAVKVTFTITVICATTWQFIFIIIPLGVFYIYYQQYYLRTSRELRRLDSITRSPIYSHFQETLGGLATVRGYSQQKRFSHINQCRIDNNMSAFYPSINANRWLAYRLELIGSIIILGAATLSVFRLKQGTLTSGMVGLSLSYALQITQTLNWIVRMTVEVETNIVSVERIKEYADLKSEAPLIIEGHRPPKQWPAQGDIRFNNYSTRYRPELDLVLKQINIHIKPNEKVGIVGRTGAGKSSLTLALFRMIEASEGNIVIDGVSINEIGLYDLRHKLSIIPQDSQVFEGTVRENIDPINQYSDEAIWRALELSHLKEHVLSMSNDGLDAQLSEGGSNLSVGQRQLLCLARAMLVPSKILVLDEATAAVDVETDKVVQETIRTAFKDRTILTIAHRLNTIMDSDRIIVLDNGKVAEFDTPGQLLSNSKSLFYSQCAEAGLVNEE; translated from the coding sequence atgacTGGTAGTCTTGCTTCGTGGTCCTGCAAGCTCTGTAGATCTCATGAGGGATTCGGACCTATATCCTTTTATGGCGACTTCACTCAATGCTTTATTGATGGTGTAGTCTTAAATCTGTCAGCAATTTTTATGTTAGTTTTTGGTACCAGGGATTTGGTTCATCTTTGTAAGATAAGACATCCTGGCGTAAAATATAGACGAAATTGGATTATTGTTTCTAGAATGGCACTTGTCCTGTTGGAGATAGCATTTGTTTCACTCGcatctttgaaattgtCTAAAGATGAAACTGAAGATTTTACAATTGTAAGCCAATATGCTTCGACCATGTTGTCTTTATTTGTTGCCCTAGGTCTACATTGGATTGAATACGACAGATCAGTTGTAGCCAACACCgtacttttattttattggCTTTTTGAAACATTTGGTAATTTTTCCAAACTAATAAATATCCTTATTAGACATACATACGAAGGTGGATGGTATTCTGGTGAGCAAGGTTTCATACTGACATTATTTCAAGTAATTACATGCGCCGGTATTCTACTACTTGAAGCTCTTCCAAAGAAACCGCTAATGCCACACCAACACATACATCAAAGCTTGACAAGAAGGAAACCGAATCCATATGATAGCGCCAATATATTCTCCAGGATTACTTTTTCGTGGATGTCAGGTTTAATGAAAACTGGTTATGAAAAGTACCTAGTGGAAGCAGATTTATATAAATTACCAAAGAATTTCAGCAGCGCAgaattatctcaaaaattGGAGAAAAATTGGCAAAGTGAACTAAAGCAAAAATCAAATCCTTCGCTATCTTTGGCTATATGCAAAACATTTGGATCTAAAATGCTTCTAGCTGCCTTTTTTAAGGCCATTCATGATATTTTGGCATTTACTCAGCCACAATTACTAAGGATTTTGATTAAGTTTGTTACCGACTATAACGATGAGAGAGAAAATGGTAGTAATCCTTCTGTTTTCGGATTTCAAAGTAGCCCCCATCAAAAGTTGCCCATCGTAAGAGGGTTTCTGATTGCGTTCGCTATGTTTCTTGTGGGATTTACTCAGACGTCTGTCCTGCATCAGTATTTTCTGAACGTTTTCAATACAGGGATGTACATCAAAAGCGCTTTAACTGCCTTGATATATCAAAAGTCGTTAGTCTTATCTAATGAGGCATCTGGACTTTCTTCTACTGGTGATATTGTTAATCTAATGAGTGTGGATGTTCAAAAGTTACAGGATTTGACGCAATGGTTAAATCTAATATGGTCAGGTCCCTTCCAAATTATTATCTGCCTGTATTCATTGTATAAGTTGTTGGGAAATTCAATGTGGGTTGGTGTAATTATCTTAGTTATCATGATGCCATTGAATTCATTCTTAATGAGAATACAAAAGAAGTTACAAAAATCCCAGATGAAGTACAAAGATGAAAGAACCCGTGTTATAAGTGAAATCCTAAACAATATTAAATCCCTGAAGCTATATGCATGGGAGAAACCTTACAGAGAAAAGCTGGAGGAAGTAAGAAACAACAaggaattgaagaatttaacAAAATTGGGCTGTTATATGGCGGTTACAAGCTTTCAGTTTAATATAGTTCCTTTCCTTGTTTCATGCTGCACCTTTGCGGTATTTGTATATACCGAAGATAGGGCATTGACAACTGATTTGGTTTTCCCCGCTTTGACCCTTTTCAATCTGCTTTCATTCCCATTAATGATTATTCCCATGGttttgaattcttttaTCGAAGCTTCTGTTTCTATTGGTAGATTATTCTCATTCTTTACTAATGAAGAGCTGCAACCGGATTCCGTCCAGCGCTTACCAAATGTAGAGAATATCGGCGATATAGCCATTAATATTGGAGATGACGCTACTTTTTTATGGCAACGAAAGCCGGAATATAAGGTGGCCTTAAAGAATATTGATTTCCAAGCTACAAAAGGGAATTTAACTTGCATTGTCGGCAAGGTTGGAAGTGGTAAAACAGCTTTATTATCATGCATGCTCGGTGATCTATTTAGAGTGAAAGGTTTTGCAACAGTTCATGGCTGTATTGCATATGTTTCACAAGTACCGTGGATAATGAATGGTACcgtaaaagaaaacattctTTTTGGGCATAAGTATGATGCGGaattttatgaaaaaaCTATCAAAGCCTGTGCATTAACTATTGATCTGGCGATTTTGATGGATGGGGATAAGACTTTGGTTGGTGAGAAGGGAATTTCCTTGTCAGGAGGGCAGAAAGCTCGTCTATCTTTAGCAAGAGCAGTTTATTCAAGAGCAGATACTTATTTACTCGACGATCCTTTGGCAGCTGTTGATGAACATGTTGCAAGGCACTTGATCGAACATGTATTGGGCCCAAATGGTTTGCTACATACAAAAACTAGGATATTAGCCACCAATAAGGTGAGCGCTTTATCAATCGCAGATTCTATTGCATTGTTGGATAATGGAGAAATCATTCAACAAGGCGCATATAGTGACATTACTAAGGATGCGGACTCTCCGTTATGGAAATTACTAAACGATTAtggtaagaaaaataataataagcAGAGTGAAGAGTGTGACTCTTCCAAAAACTCGGTTCGTGAAAGCAGTATACCAGTCGAAGGCGAGCTGGAACAATTGCAAAAACTAAATGATTTGGATTTTGGAAGTCCTGATACCGTAAGTTTAAGGAGAGCTAGTGATGCAACCCTAAGAAGTATTGACTTTGGTGACGATGAAAATATTGCTAAAAGAGAGCATCGTGAGCAAGGGAAAGTGAAGTGGAATATCTACTTAGAGTACGCTAAAGCTTGCAACCCGAAAAGTGTGTGTGTATTCTTATTGTTCATTGTTATATCAATGTTACTTTCCGTCATGGGTAATGTATGGTTGAAACATTGGTCCGAAATTAACAGCCGCTATGGAGGTAATCCGAATGCTGCTCGTTACTTGGCCATTTATTTTGCCCTTGGTATCGGCTCTGCACTAGCCACTTTAATCCAAACAATTATTTTATGGGTTTTTTGTACTATTCACGCTTCCAAATATTTGCATAACTTGATGACAAACTCTGTTTTAAGAGCCCCGATGACTTTTTTCGAAACAACACCAATTGGTAGAATTTTGAACCGTTTTTCAAACgatatatataaagtaGATGCTTTATTGGGAAGAACGTTTTCTCAGTTCTTCGTCAATGCAGTAAAGGTCACATTTACTATTACGGTCATTTGTGCAACGACGTGGCAatttatcttcatcattattcCGCTAGGTGTATTTTACATTTACTACCAGCAGTATTATTTGAGAACATCGAGAGAATTGCGTCGTTTAGATTCTATCACCAGATCACCAATATACTCCCATTTTCAGGAGACTTTGGGCGGTCTTGCTACAGTTAGAGGTTATTCACAGCAAAAGAGATTTTCACATATTAATCAATGCCGTATAGATAATAACATGAGTGCATTTTATCCCTCCATTAATGCCAATCGTTGGTTAGCTTATAGACTGGAACTTATCGGTTCTATTATAATTCTAGGTGCAGCAACCTTATCCGTTTTTAGACTAAAGCAAGGCACACTAACCTCGGGAATGGTTGGCTTATCATTAAGTTACGCATTACAAATCACGCAAACGTTAAATTGGATCGTTAGGATGACTGTAGAGGTTGAGACCAATATTGTTTCAGtggaaagaataaaagaatatgcTGACTTGAAGAGTGAAGCCCCTTTAATAATTGAAGGTCATAGACCACCCAAACAATGGCCCGCTCAAGGTGACATTAGGTTCAACAATTACTCTACTCGTTACAGGCCAGAGCTTGATCTTGTTCTGAAGCAAATtaatatacatataaaacCAAACGAAAAAGTTGGTATTGTTGGCAGAACAGGAGCGGGGAAATCCTCATTAACATTAGCTCTTTTCAGAATGATCGAGGCCAGTGAGGGAAATATTGTGATTGATGGTGTTTCCATCAACGAGATTGGTCTATATGACTTGAGACACAAACTATCCATCATACCTCAAGATTCTCAGGTATTTGAAGGTACTGTTCGTGAAAACATTGATCCGATCAATCAGTACTCCGACGAAGCTATTTGGAGAGCCTTAGAACTCTCTCATCTGAAAGAACACGTGCTATCAATGAGTAACGACGGACTAGACGCTCAATTATCGGAAGGTGGCAGTAATTTAAGTGTTGGACAACGACAATTATTGTGTCTGGCAAGAGCAATGTTGGTTCCTTCTAAGATTTTGGTACTCGATGAAGCTACTGCCGCAGTGGATGTGGAAACAGATAAAGTCGTCCAAGAGACAATTCGCACCGCCTTCAAGGATAGAACTATCCTAACTATCGCGCATAGGCTGAACACAATTATGGATAGCGATAGAATTATTGTGCTGGATAATGGTAAAGTAGCTGAGTTTGATACGCCAGGTCAGCTGTTAAGTAATTCCAAATCGTTATTCTATTCACAATGTGCAGAAGCTGGGTTGGTCAACGAAGAGTAG